The Nitrosomonadales bacterium nucleotide sequence CGAGACAACTGCATCAGCAAGGGATGTTCGTCCTTGCAGGCACCGCACCAGGATGCCCATACATTCAACAGCCACACTTTGCCCTGCATCTCTTTCGGCGAGAACTGCTTGTCCGGCTCATGCAGCATCGGCAGCACGAAAGCGGGGGCCGACTTGCCGACCAGTGGCGAAGGCACTTCGCGCGTATCGCGGCCCAGTCCCATATACAGGAAGACCGAGACGACCAGGAATATGGCCAACGGAAGTATGAAACGCATCATGATGTCTGTCCTTGCGGATTGCTGATAGCACCCGGTAGGGAAGGATGGTCAAGTTTCGCCCTGGCATCCGCTTTCCGATGGATGCGGTAACGCCGGTCGCTGACCGCCAACACCCCACCCAGCGCCATGAACAGGCAACCCGCCCAGATCCAGTCCACAAAAGGTTTGATGTAGACCCGCACGGCCCACGCACCCTCCGATTCCGGGATCGGCTCGCCCAGCGATACATACAGATCGCGGAAAAAACCGGTCTGGATGGACGCTTCGGTCAATGGCATGCCCGATACATTGTATTGGCGTTTCTCGGGAGCCAGTTCACCGACCAGGTCGCCGTCCTTGTGTACCGTCACACGCCCCACTCCGGCGATATAGTTCGGGCCTTCCGTTTCCGTCACGCCATTGAAACGGAACTCATAGCCACCTGCATGGACGGTATCGCCGATATTCATGCGTACATCGCGCTCGGTCTCATAGCCCTTCACCAAGGTCACGCCGATGATGAACAATGCCACACCCAGATGTGCCAGCTGCATGCCGTAGTAGCTCAGGCTCTGCTGACGCACGCGTTGCATGAAGGAACCCTGCCCCGCCCAGCGCTGGTTCAGGCTGACCACCAGTGTCGCAATGATCCAGAAAGCCATCAGCAAACCGGCCGCGATCATGAACGACCATTTCCCCGACTCCAGCGACAGGAAACTGCCCATCGTCAATGGCAGCAGCAAAGCCAGTACCAGCGCGCTACCGAAAGCCCAGCGTACGCGCCGCGCCAGATCGGGCACGGCCATCTTTTTCCAGCGCGCCAGCGGGCCCAGCCCCATCATGAATATCATCGGCATCATCAGCGGCACGAACACGGCTTCGAAATACGGCGCGCCTACCGACAGCTTTCCGTAGCCCAGCGCATCCATGAACAGCGGATACAGGGTGCCGATGAACACGGAAGCGGCAGCCACTGACAGCAGCACGTTATTGGCCAGCAGCAACGATTCGCGAGACAGCGCGTCGAACTGACCGCCCAAACCGACCTTTGGTGCGCGCCAGGCGAACAGCAGCAGCGATGCGCCCACCACCAAGACCAGGAAGCTCAGGATGAAGACGCCGCGCTTGGGATCGGCGGCGAATGAATGCACCGAAGTCAGCACGCCGGAGCGCACCAGGAAAGTGCCGAGCAAGCTGAATGAAAACGCCGCAATGGCAAGCAGCACCGTCCAGCTCTTGAATGCGCCGCGCTTTTCAGTCACAGCCAGCGAATGGATCAGCGCGGTACCCAGCAGCCAAGGCATGAACGACGCGTTCTCGACCGGATCCCAGAACCACCAGCCACCCCAGCCCAGTTCGTAATAGGCCCACCAGCTGCCGAGCGCGATACCCAGCGTCATGAACACCCATGCCACCGTCGTCCAGGGACGAGACCAGCGCGCCCAGGTCGCATCCAGTTTGCCGCCCAGCAGGGCGGAGATGGCGAACGCGAACGCGACCGAGAACCCGACGTACCCCATGTACAACATCGGCGGATGGATCACCAGACCGGGATCCTGCAACAGCGGATTCAGGTCGCGGCCATCGGTCGCAGCCGGCAACAGGCGCTCGAACGGGCTGGAAGTGAACAGCATGAACATCAGGAAACCGACCGAGATCAATCCCATCACGCCCAGCACGCGCGCCACCATTTCTTCTGGCAGATGCTTGCTGAATGTGGCAACCGCCGCAGTCCACACGGACAGCAGCAACGCCCACAACAACAGCGAACCTTCATGTCCGCCCCAGATTGCAGAAAAACGATACTCGGTCGGCAATTGGGAATTGGAATGCTGCGCAACGTACAGCACAGAAAAATCGTTGCCGAGGAACGCCTGCGCCAGTGCGGCGAACGCCAGACCGATGAACACCATCTGCCCGTATGCCAGCGGACGTGCGGTCCCCATCAACACCGGGTTGTTGCGCGCGGCACCGAGTAACGGCAGGACGCCGAGGATCAGCGCCAGACACAATGCGACGATCAGGGAAAAATGGCCTAGCTCTGGAATCATGGGGAGACTTTCCTGGTTATTGTGCAGCAGAAGGCGCGGCGCTTGCCGCGGCGGCATTGGCGCTTTCAGCCTTTTCCAGTGCATCGGCAGCTTCCGGCGGCATGTAATTCTCATCATGCTTGGCCAACACCTCGTCTGCATGCATCACGCCATCCGCTTCCACCTTGCCCTGAGCGACCACGCCTTTACCTTCCTTGAACAGGTCAGGCAGGATGCCCTTGTAAACGACCGGGATGCTCTTTGCCGTATCGGTGATCACGAAATGCACCGTCAAACCGTCCGTCTGGCGTTTAACGCTGCCTTCCTCGACCAGTCCGCCGATACGGAAGCTGCGCCCTTGCGGCGCTTCCTTGTTGAATATCTGGGTCGGCGTGAAATACAGGCTGACATTATCCTTGAGCGCATTCAATACCAGACCCACCGCCACACCTATGGCAGCAACGGCGACAACGATGTATACGAATCTTTTCTGACGCGGTTTCATTCAATCAATCCTCTTCCGATTCTTCTGCATCACGCAACAGGCGCGCCTGTTGCAGGGTTATTTTTCTCTTATGCATGACCAGCGCGATCTCGACCGCGAAAACAAGCAGTGCAACGGCATACGAGCCCAGCCAGACATAGGCAAGCGGGTTTTCTCTCATCCAGATATCCAGATTCATGACCGCACCTCCGGCAATTCCGAAATCCATTTGGTATGCCTCTCACGCTCGAGAATGATACTGCGCACTCGCGCCAGCACCACCGCAATGGCATACAGCCAGCATGCTGCGAGCATGATGAACATTGCCTGTTGCATCGCGATATGCATGCTCGTTCCGCTGAATTTGATGGTCGATCCCTGATGCAGGGTATTCCACCACTTCACCGAAAAATAAATGATCGGCACATTCACCGAACCCACGATGGCCAGCAGCGCAGCGGCCCGGTCGGCGCGGCGCGGATCATCGATGGAGGCGTGCAGCGAAATGAACCCCAGATACAGGAACAACAGGATCAGTTCGGACGTCAGGCGCGCATCCCACACCCACCATGCACCCCACATCGGCTTGCCCCACAACGCACCGGTCCACAGCGAGATGAAGGCGAACAGCGCACCGGTCGGCGCGATCGCGGTTGCCATCATCGCCGACAAGCGGGTATTGAAGATCAGCCCCAGTGCGGCGTAGCCCGCCATGATCAAGTACAGGAACATGGACAGGATGGACGCAGGAACGTGGATGAAGATGATGCGGTAAAACTCGCCTTGCTGATAATCCGTCGGCGCGACCGCAAAACCGATATACAGGCCAACCGCA carries:
- a CDS encoding heme lyase CcmF/NrfE family subunit; translation: MIPELGHFSLIVALCLALILGVLPLLGAARNNPVLMGTARPLAYGQMVFIGLAFAALAQAFLGNDFSVLYVAQHSNSQLPTEYRFSAIWGGHEGSLLLWALLLSVWTAAVATFSKHLPEEMVARVLGVMGLISVGFLMFMLFTSSPFERLLPAATDGRDLNPLLQDPGLVIHPPMLYMGYVGFSVAFAFAISALLGGKLDATWARWSRPWTTVAWVFMTLGIALGSWWAYYELGWGGWWFWDPVENASFMPWLLGTALIHSLAVTEKRGAFKSWTVLLAIAAFSFSLLGTFLVRSGVLTSVHSFAADPKRGVFILSFLVLVVGASLLLFAWRAPKVGLGGQFDALSRESLLLANNVLLSVAAASVFIGTLYPLFMDALGYGKLSVGAPYFEAVFVPLMMPMIFMMGLGPLARWKKMAVPDLARRVRWAFGSALVLALLLPLTMGSFLSLESGKWSFMIAAGLLMAFWIIATLVVSLNQRWAGQGSFMQRVRQQSLSYYGMQLAHLGVALFIIGVTLVKGYETERDVRMNIGDTVHAGGYEFRFNGVTETEGPNYIAGVGRVTVHKDGDLVGELAPEKRQYNVSGMPLTEASIQTGFFRDLYVSLGEPIPESEGAWAVRVYIKPFVDWIWAGCLFMALGGVLAVSDRRYRIHRKADARAKLDHPSLPGAISNPQGQTS
- the ccmE gene encoding cytochrome c maturation protein CcmE; its protein translation is MKPRQKRFVYIVVAVAAIGVAVGLVLNALKDNVSLYFTPTQIFNKEAPQGRSFRIGGLVEEGSVKRQTDGLTVHFVITDTAKSIPVVYKGILPDLFKEGKGVVAQGKVEADGVMHADEVLAKHDENYMPPEAADALEKAESANAAAASAAPSAAQ
- the ccmD gene encoding heme exporter protein CcmD is translated as MNLDIWMRENPLAYVWLGSYAVALLVFAVEIALVMHKRKITLQQARLLRDAEESEED
- the ccsA gene encoding cytochrome c biogenesis protein CcsA yields the protein MAINWFKYSAPTTFYGLAGKMIPWFAVSAAILSAVGLYIGFAVAPTDYQQGEFYRIIFIHVPASILSMFLYLIMAGYAALGLIFNTRLSAMMATAIAPTGALFAFISLWTGALWGKPMWGAWWVWDARLTSELILLFLYLGFISLHASIDDPRRADRAAALLAIVGSVNVPIIYFSVKWWNTLHQGSTIKFSGTSMHIAMQQAMFIMLAACWLYAIAVVLARVRSIILERERHTKWISELPEVRS